One window from the genome of Hydractinia symbiolongicarpus strain clone_291-10 chromosome 1, HSymV2.1, whole genome shotgun sequence encodes:
- the LOC130641347 gene encoding cAMP-regulated phosphoprotein 19-like translates to MATFKAPQEISEADRFKQKFPGHGVPKQSDFLRKRLQGKGGAKYFDSGDYNVAKSTKKKDATIVIGKAIPTPDNLPQRKPSCSKQSSLLEGDTPHPHPSDEKETPTVDSDEQKSNQVVMDE, encoded by the exons ATGGCCACATTCAAGGCTCCACAAGAG ATATCAGAAGCAGACCGTTTTAAGCAGAAGTTTCCTGGACATGGTGTGCCCAAGCAATCAGATTTCTTGAGGAAACGATTACAAGGAAAAGGAGGG gcaaAATATTTCGATTCAGGTGATTACAATGTAGCAAAAAGCACCAAAAAGAAAGACGCAACTATCGTGATTGGCAAGGCGATTCCCACGCCCGATAATCTGCCGCAGCGAAAGCCATCTTGTAGTAAACAAAGTAGTTTGCTAGAAGGCGATACGCCGCACCCTCACCCGAGCGACGAGAAGGAAACGCCGACCGTAGATTCCGACGAGCAAAAATCGAATCAAGTCGTAATGGACGAATGA